From Dehalobacter sp. 12DCB1, a single genomic window includes:
- a CDS encoding methyl-accepting chemotaxis protein — protein MGFKNLSIKSKLLSVLLFVSVVFITLLCFAYYVLIGNGQVAAGITNTAEKIKYVMITCALAFSITTLMIGLLVHTLILKPVIRLQEGLAAAAQKGEALSSDFLGEDEVGQLACINNKLLADAQENRGAVLLSVEEISKLAKQLDIGSEQTASASNQIVSSITSIASGVDKQLESTVELSAFMKQMSDGMELITRNTNEVVSQSSQAVEKAKEGQDTVGKSVSQMNSIDQSVMSFAAIIRQLGERSKEIEHFVNNISGIADQTNMLALNAAIEAARAGAQGKGFAVVAEEVRILADQSQEAAKQITSIVNAIQTDSHIASSAIDVVNEEVKHGIETVSNSGEAFTKIVEMINQVFVQINEVSSILQQALSGNRLIFDSVARIENASRNTSEEIQTVSAATQEQLAFMEELFSSSKRLSKLAHDLLESMQV, from the coding sequence ATGGGATTTAAAAATTTAAGCATTAAAAGCAAACTACTCAGCGTATTGTTGTTTGTGTCTGTTGTGTTTATCACACTGCTTTGTTTCGCTTATTATGTTTTAATCGGCAACGGGCAAGTGGCAGCCGGAATAACGAATACTGCCGAGAAAATCAAGTATGTCATGATTACTTGCGCGCTGGCATTCTCTATTACAACATTGATGATTGGGCTCCTGGTACATACGTTAATTCTCAAACCTGTGATTCGCTTGCAAGAAGGCCTTGCGGCCGCAGCCCAAAAAGGGGAAGCCTTGTCATCTGATTTTTTGGGAGAAGATGAGGTTGGGCAGCTCGCTTGTATTAACAATAAGCTTTTAGCAGATGCTCAGGAAAACCGTGGTGCGGTTTTACTTAGTGTTGAAGAAATATCGAAGTTGGCGAAGCAACTGGATATAGGCTCGGAGCAAACGGCCTCTGCATCAAATCAGATCGTCAGTTCCATTACCAGTATTGCAAGCGGGGTCGATAAACAGCTCGAATCTACGGTTGAATTATCGGCCTTTATGAAGCAAATGTCGGACGGTATGGAGCTAATCACCAGAAATACAAATGAAGTGGTCAGTCAGTCTTCCCAAGCGGTAGAAAAAGCTAAAGAAGGTCAGGACACGGTTGGGAAATCGGTCAGTCAGATGAACAGTATAGATCAATCGGTCATGAGTTTTGCCGCGATTATCAGGCAACTCGGAGAAAGGTCAAAAGAAATCGAACACTTTGTGAACAATATCTCGGGAATTGCCGATCAAACGAATATGTTGGCTTTAAATGCAGCGATTGAAGCGGCGCGTGCAGGGGCACAAGGGAAAGGGTTTGCTGTGGTCGCGGAAGAGGTCCGGATATTGGCGGACCAATCCCAAGAAGCTGCAAAACAAATTACATCTATTGTCAATGCAATACAAACAGATTCGCACATTGCTTCTTCGGCGATAGATGTTGTGAATGAGGAAGTGAAGCATGGCATTGAAACCGTCAGTAACAGTGGTGAAGCGTTTACCAAAATTGTGGAAATGATTAATCAGGTTTTTGTTCAGATTAATGAAGTATCTTCTATCTTGCAGCAGGCCCTCAGCGGCAACCGGTTGATTTTTGATTCTGTTGCTCGGATTGAAAACGCCAGCAGGAACACTTCAGAGGAAATCCAAACGGTTTCCGCAGCGACTCAGGAACAGTTGGCATTTATGGAAGAATTATTTTCATCGAGTAAAAGACTCTCCAAACTTGCGCATGATTTACTTGAATCCATGCAAGTCTAA
- a CDS encoding MFS transporter: MSESNQIYKWVVLLLMCLTMIAFNSSQISIAPNVGLILKDIPMNNTQVGFAMSAATLCGIVFAYFISLLANKFNRKTLVLIALLLIGAGVALTGTATDFWTIVIGRIIAGLGSTTLIIVTPLFVTGYFDEKNMGMAMSLFTAAQPLGMIFGLNVFGRVGAAVGWRNTMFMIACLEIAVFLLCLLFLRLPKANAEVSAASHSLKGTPKSINMWLLAAIYAVFTLSVSAYVNFGPTYFGMNGTPPAQIGLFASLIMIIPLVLSPFFGAALDKGLKNYKRPILIFGAVLMAASYCAIGFHFMNTFFIWATLLGLGFTVVAPICYSAMPEMVSEKNLSIGMGLLIISFDVGGSFGAILFGTVLDASHGVFSVAFSVVSVMLLALIPLILILKLRENSLNKSEQRSLSS; the protein is encoded by the coding sequence ATGTCTGAATCCAACCAAATTTACAAATGGGTTGTACTGTTGCTGATGTGCTTAACCATGATTGCTTTCAACTCTTCCCAAATTAGTATTGCTCCCAACGTTGGATTAATTTTGAAAGATATTCCAATGAACAATACCCAGGTCGGATTTGCGATGTCCGCTGCTACGCTTTGCGGAATTGTATTTGCGTATTTTATTTCCTTGCTGGCAAATAAGTTTAACCGCAAAACACTTGTATTAATTGCACTTTTGTTAATTGGCGCCGGGGTTGCACTTACCGGAACTGCCACTGATTTCTGGACAATTGTTATTGGCCGGATTATTGCCGGTTTAGGTAGCACGACATTGATTATTGTCACGCCCCTCTTTGTTACAGGTTACTTCGATGAAAAAAATATGGGCATGGCTATGTCCCTGTTTACGGCAGCACAACCACTCGGAATGATTTTTGGTTTAAACGTTTTTGGCCGTGTCGGAGCTGCAGTGGGCTGGCGCAATACGATGTTTATGATTGCATGTCTGGAAATCGCCGTCTTCTTACTTTGTCTTCTTTTCCTGCGCCTTCCTAAAGCAAATGCCGAAGTTTCGGCAGCATCGCACAGCCTTAAAGGCACTCCCAAAAGTATCAACATGTGGCTCCTTGCCGCCATCTACGCTGTCTTTACTTTGTCGGTTTCCGCTTATGTAAACTTTGGTCCGACATATTTCGGCATGAACGGCACCCCGCCGGCACAGATCGGTCTGTTTGCAAGCCTGATTATGATTATACCGCTTGTACTTTCCCCGTTCTTCGGAGCCGCCTTGGATAAAGGTCTGAAAAATTACAAGCGTCCGATCCTGATCTTTGGTGCTGTTCTTATGGCAGCTTCCTATTGTGCGATCGGCTTCCACTTCATGAACACGTTCTTCATTTGGGCCACACTGCTTGGTTTAGGATTCACAGTTGTTGCTCCCATTTGTTACTCTGCTATGCCTGAAATGGTCAGTGAGAAAAACCTCAGTATCGGAATGGGTTTATTGATTATTTCGTTTGATGTCGGTGGCTCTTTCGGTGCTATCTTATTCGGAACAGTTCTTGATGCCAGTCACGGTGTTTTCTCCGTTGCATTTAGTGTCGTAAGTGTCATGCTGTTGGCTTTAATTCCCTTAATTCTGATTCTCAAGCTCAGGGAGAACTCCCTTAATAAGTCTGAACAACGTTCATTATCTTCCTGA
- a CDS encoding spore germination protein gives MIKELLTKILSKSPQKTFKMPQNDSQETKKLTSEMDINLKILQAFFHLCEDIVSKEFLLDLPTPTRAFIIYAESLCDPVMVNESILKSLMQENFFRTLEISTAEANLPEIILQRLLPNHQTQLVSDIQQLSNFLLSGHLILVIDGYSTAIATAVQGFEQRAVNEPSTEQSIRGPRDSFVENLSTNVSLLRRRISSNRLKYQSITLGELTQTKVGICYIQGIANDKIVEEVKVRLNKIDIDSILDSGYIEELIADESFTLFPLVQNTERPDRTAASLCEGRIAIIVNNTPSVLIVPCTIVSLLQASEDYYNNSLFATLIRIGRFIAINIALLAPAITVAIFSNNAELIPLTFLTSVAGARSDLPFPISIEIILMELTFELLREAGVRLPKTVGQAISTVGGLVIGQAAVTAGIVSPITVIVVSITAIASFVFPDYSIGTSIRILRFVLIILSSILGIFGIVSGLMVILYHLCGLRSFGVPYLWPIAPLSVSDLKDTFFRAPWWAMSARPRLTGAEDPIRQASKRGPTKPDKG, from the coding sequence ATGATTAAGGAACTGTTAACTAAGATACTTAGCAAATCGCCCCAGAAAACATTTAAGATGCCTCAAAATGATTCTCAAGAAACAAAAAAGTTAACTTCTGAAATGGATATAAATCTAAAAATATTGCAAGCGTTTTTCCATCTTTGTGAAGACATTGTAAGCAAGGAATTCTTGCTTGATCTTCCAACTCCAACAAGAGCTTTTATCATTTACGCCGAAAGTCTCTGCGATCCGGTTATGGTTAACGAATCAATACTAAAATCATTAATGCAGGAAAACTTTTTTCGGACACTCGAAATATCAACAGCCGAAGCTAATCTGCCTGAAATCATTCTTCAAAGGCTGTTGCCTAATCACCAGACTCAGCTCGTTTCAGATATTCAACAACTCAGTAACTTTTTGCTTAGCGGTCACCTTATTTTAGTGATCGACGGTTATTCCACAGCGATTGCTACCGCAGTCCAAGGGTTCGAACAAAGAGCCGTCAATGAGCCCTCCACGGAACAGAGCATAAGGGGCCCGAGAGACAGTTTTGTTGAAAACCTGTCCACAAATGTTAGCTTATTGCGAAGACGGATCTCTTCCAACCGCCTGAAATATCAATCCATAACCCTTGGGGAACTTACTCAGACCAAAGTAGGAATCTGTTATATTCAAGGAATTGCAAATGATAAAATTGTCGAGGAAGTAAAGGTACGCCTAAACAAAATTGACATTGACAGTATTTTAGACAGCGGTTATATAGAAGAGTTAATCGCCGATGAATCCTTTACACTTTTCCCACTTGTCCAAAATACTGAACGTCCAGACCGAACGGCGGCATCTTTATGCGAAGGAAGAATCGCTATTATTGTGAATAATACCCCATCGGTATTAATCGTTCCCTGTACAATTGTTTCTCTTTTGCAAGCATCTGAAGATTATTATAATAACAGTCTTTTCGCCACTTTAATCAGAATCGGCCGTTTTATTGCGATCAATATTGCATTATTAGCTCCTGCCATTACTGTCGCTATCTTTTCCAATAACGCCGAGTTGATTCCTTTGACCTTTCTCACCTCAGTTGCCGGAGCACGTAGTGATTTGCCATTTCCCATTTCAATTGAAATTATCTTAATGGAGCTCACCTTTGAATTGTTACGCGAGGCCGGTGTCCGATTACCAAAGACCGTAGGTCAGGCGATAAGTACCGTAGGCGGTCTGGTCATTGGCCAAGCCGCGGTTACTGCCGGCATTGTCAGCCCTATTACGGTTATTGTCGTCAGTATAACAGCAATCGCTTCTTTTGTTTTTCCGGATTATTCTATAGGCACCAGCATTAGAATTTTGCGCTTCGTCCTAATCATTTTGTCCAGTATATTGGGCATATTCGGAATAGTCTCGGGTCTGATGGTTATTTTATATCATCTCTGTGGTCTGCGTTCCTTCGGCGTGCCTTATTTATGGCCGATTGCGCCCTTAAGCGTGTCTGATTTGAAAGATACTTTTTTCCGTGCCCCCTGGTGGGCTATGTCTGCCAGACCACGCCTTACCGGTGCAGAAGATCCCATACGCCAAGCCTCCAAGCGAGGCCCTACTAAACCGGATAAGGGGTGA
- a CDS encoding 4Fe-4S dicluster domain-containing protein, with protein MKKWHFVIDIEKCLACFNCLVVCKDEFDDNTFPGYSVPQPRFGQKWIDAVPKERGQYPNIDVAYLPKVCMHCANAPCVKASGGAIQKRQDGIVLIDPVKAKGKKDLVKSCPYGLISWNEEANVAQKCTFCAHLIDQGWTKTRCSQACPLEAIKVVYMEDAEFEEMVKAEKLEAYKPELKTKPGGLYKNLYRYTKCFISGSVAYTRDGIERCAEGCKVILFKDKQKIAEQTTDNFGDFKFDKLDEKSGKYQLEFYLDGYNKIVKEVDLATSLNMGEIHF; from the coding sequence ATGAAGAAGTGGCATTTTGTAATTGATATTGAAAAATGTCTTGCGTGTTTTAACTGTCTTGTCGTCTGCAAAGATGAATTTGATGACAATACATTCCCGGGTTATTCGGTTCCCCAGCCCCGGTTCGGGCAAAAATGGATCGACGCGGTTCCGAAAGAGAGAGGGCAGTACCCAAATATTGATGTGGCTTATCTGCCAAAAGTTTGTATGCATTGCGCTAATGCGCCATGTGTTAAAGCCTCGGGAGGGGCGATTCAAAAGAGACAGGACGGTATTGTTCTCATTGACCCGGTGAAGGCGAAGGGCAAAAAAGATTTGGTTAAATCCTGTCCTTACGGCCTGATCTCTTGGAACGAAGAAGCCAATGTCGCTCAAAAATGCACGTTTTGTGCACATCTGATTGATCAAGGGTGGACAAAAACCCGTTGTTCTCAGGCTTGCCCGCTTGAAGCGATCAAAGTTGTTTATATGGAAGATGCGGAATTTGAAGAAATGGTTAAGGCAGAGAAGCTTGAAGCTTATAAGCCTGAGCTGAAAACGAAACCAGGCGGCCTGTACAAAAACTTGTACCGCTATACAAAGTGCTTTATCAGCGGAAGCGTAGCGTATACTCGCGACGGTATTGAAAGATGCGCCGAAGGATGTAAAGTCATCCTGTTTAAGGACAAGCAAAAGATTGCCGAACAAACGACGGATAACTTTGGAGACTTTAAGTTCGACAAACTTGATGAAAAGAGTGGAAAATACCAATTAGAATTTTATTTGGATGGTTATAATAAAATAGTCAAAGAGGTCGATCTTGCGACGAGTCTCAACATGGGAGAAATCCATTTCTAA
- a CDS encoding molybdopterin-dependent oxidoreductase, which yields MSFRKVSANKQIQFSTTLLGLEKLLNFSAKRYPSFAVHLKKKNFTLQIKIRDNSQGRFFTFKNGRVSSKNGVHPGADVTMAFEDAALACHLMKFNRSQLDFISAGKDFSLTVNGPDELCVYVANMLTAITNMSTIFGGNFGTDMGNGVKRYTTGSNGGPMFVYVKDGKILRTTPIDLDSEDPEPFTINARGRKFTPPRRVTCTSHGLTWKSMVYSPDRLLYPMKRVDFDPKGNRNTQNRGISGYERISWDEALDIVSSEIARVKKTHGPGSLFFAGSSHHTWGNIGYHLSASDRFINTLGFSRICMNPDSWEGFYWGGMHHWGNTAKLGSPDQYSTVEDQLKNSEMLVMWSSDPESTSGAYGTYEGAIRREWLKSLDIKIVHIDPFYNHTAAWMGGKWFSPRPGTDTAMALAIAYVWITQDLYDKFFVENRTKGFALWRDYILGKEDGIPKTPEWQEKETGIPAKDVRALAEEWGSKKTYMSPGGMAGVGSACRGANGGEWARSMLCLMAMQGFGKPGVNFGAMQFGTPLNHRFFFPGYAEGGFSGDYNFTGSPVNLYQRMPSTPSVSSITQFVPRLRIPEAFLEGHAMGYPMNPYSLEGQFFPAPYPSPGHSQVKLYYKYGGAYMSTQPESNRYALAYQTDNIEFVVNQSIWNEGEVRFADIILPVCTNFERWDIGEFAHSGGIIDKTFLQCNHRTFFVQHKCIEPLGESRSDFQIYTDICCRLGVGVPYSEGNTEFDWVKRMFDATDLPKVISWRKFLTKGYYILPPIYDEKDRDPVAYNWFYEGRLKDAPELTPLPSEYKEEYRRGLQTQSGLFEFECSSLKRFDPNDPERPVINKYVPSWEGRSSELYQKYPLQLISPHPRYSHHTMSDGKGTVINEISNHRISINGYHYWPVRINPEDAEKRGIKHHDLVEVYNGRGSVICAAVVTQRLNPGTVHAYESAAKYDPTGLPGKSPDRGGLINILTPSRTQIRQSHSMAANSCLVEIRLWKGDQSK from the coding sequence GTGTCATTCAGAAAAGTATCGGCAAACAAACAGATACAGTTCTCAACTACGTTATTGGGCCTCGAAAAACTTTTAAATTTTTCTGCAAAAAGATATCCCAGTTTTGCTGTACACCTCAAAAAGAAAAACTTTACTTTGCAAATTAAAATTAGGGATAACTCTCAGGGCAGGTTTTTTACCTTTAAAAATGGACGCGTATCATCAAAGAATGGGGTTCATCCCGGGGCTGATGTTACCATGGCTTTTGAAGATGCGGCGCTGGCATGCCATCTCATGAAATTTAACAGGAGCCAACTGGATTTTATCTCTGCCGGAAAGGACTTTTCCTTAACTGTTAACGGTCCGGACGAATTGTGTGTATATGTCGCAAATATGCTGACTGCAATCACCAATATGTCGACGATCTTTGGTGGCAATTTCGGAACGGACATGGGTAATGGTGTTAAAAGGTACACCACAGGGTCAAACGGCGGCCCGATGTTTGTTTATGTCAAGGACGGGAAAATTTTAAGGACAACACCGATCGACCTTGATAGCGAAGATCCGGAACCGTTTACAATTAACGCCAGAGGACGGAAATTTACGCCGCCAAGAAGAGTTACCTGTACGTCTCACGGGTTGACGTGGAAATCCATGGTTTATTCGCCGGACCGTCTTCTGTATCCGATGAAGCGGGTGGATTTTGATCCGAAAGGCAACAGAAACACACAAAACCGTGGGATATCGGGGTATGAAAGAATCAGCTGGGATGAAGCCCTGGATATTGTAAGTAGTGAAATTGCGCGGGTCAAGAAGACTCATGGCCCGGGATCACTCTTTTTTGCAGGGAGTTCCCACCACACTTGGGGTAATATCGGTTACCACTTAAGCGCTTCGGATCGGTTTATCAACACGCTCGGTTTTTCACGCATTTGTATGAATCCGGACAGCTGGGAGGGTTTTTACTGGGGAGGAATGCACCACTGGGGAAATACTGCCAAACTCGGTTCTCCGGACCAGTATTCCACGGTTGAAGACCAGCTGAAGAATTCTGAGATGCTGGTCATGTGGTCCAGTGACCCGGAGTCAACCTCAGGGGCCTATGGGACCTACGAAGGCGCTATCCGCCGTGAATGGCTGAAGAGCCTGGACATTAAGATTGTTCATATCGATCCCTTCTACAACCATACGGCTGCCTGGATGGGCGGAAAATGGTTCTCACCGAGACCGGGGACAGACACGGCAATGGCGCTGGCAATCGCTTATGTCTGGATTACGCAGGATCTTTATGATAAATTCTTTGTTGAAAACCGCACCAAAGGTTTTGCGCTTTGGCGCGATTATATCCTCGGTAAGGAAGACGGCATACCGAAAACCCCGGAATGGCAGGAAAAAGAAACTGGCATTCCCGCAAAGGATGTCCGGGCTTTGGCTGAGGAATGGGGAAGCAAAAAGACTTATATGTCTCCCGGCGGCATGGCCGGTGTGGGTAGCGCCTGCCGCGGAGCAAACGGAGGGGAATGGGCCAGATCCATGCTTTGCCTGATGGCGATGCAGGGTTTTGGCAAGCCCGGCGTAAACTTTGGCGCTATGCAGTTCGGGACACCGCTGAACCATCGCTTCTTCTTCCCGGGTTATGCTGAAGGCGGTTTTTCCGGTGACTATAACTTTACCGGTTCACCCGTTAACCTGTACCAGCGTATGCCGTCAACACCAAGCGTCAGCTCGATTACGCAGTTTGTTCCCCGCTTAAGAATACCAGAAGCTTTTCTTGAAGGACATGCAATGGGTTATCCGATGAACCCTTACTCACTTGAGGGACAGTTCTTCCCTGCGCCTTATCCGTCTCCCGGACATTCGCAGGTTAAGCTCTACTATAAATACGGCGGCGCTTACATGAGCACCCAACCGGAGTCCAACCGGTACGCGCTGGCTTACCAGACCGACAACATTGAGTTTGTCGTTAACCAGTCCATTTGGAATGAAGGCGAAGTAAGGTTTGCCGATATCATTCTGCCGGTCTGCACGAACTTTGAGCGTTGGGATATTGGTGAATTTGCGCACAGCGGCGGTATTATTGATAAGACGTTCCTGCAGTGTAATCACCGGACGTTCTTTGTTCAGCATAAATGTATTGAACCACTGGGTGAATCAAGATCGGATTTCCAGATCTATACGGATATCTGCTGCAGACTCGGAGTCGGTGTCCCGTACAGTGAAGGCAACACTGAGTTTGACTGGGTCAAGAGGATGTTTGACGCGACCGATTTGCCCAAGGTGATATCTTGGCGTAAATTCCTTACCAAAGGATATTATATCCTTCCGCCGATTTATGATGAAAAGGATCGTGACCCTGTCGCTTACAATTGGTTCTATGAAGGACGCCTGAAGGATGCCCCGGAACTGACGCCGCTGCCTTCAGAGTATAAAGAGGAATACCGGAGAGGACTGCAGACCCAAAGCGGCCTGTTCGAATTCGAATGCTCAAGCCTTAAGCGTTTTGATCCGAACGATCCCGAGAGACCGGTAATCAATAAGTATGTTCCGTCCTGGGAAGGCAGAAGCAGCGAACTGTATCAAAAATATCCGTTGCAGCTGATCTCGCCGCATCCGCGCTACAGTCACCATACCATGAGCGACGGCAAAGGAACGGTTATTAACGAGATATCTAACCACAGAATTTCCATCAACGGCTATCATTACTGGCCGGTCCGGATTAACCCTGAAGATGCGGAAAAACGCGGTATCAAACATCATGATTTGGTTGAAGTCTACAATGGCCGCGGTTCGGTTATCTGTGCCGCAGTGGTTACGCAGCGTCTGAATCCGGGCACGGTGCATGCCTATGAATCTGCCGCTAAGTACGATCCAACCGGGCTCCCCGGAAAATCACCCGACAGAGGTGGACTCATAAATATCCTTACGCCTTCCAGAACCCAAATCCGACAGTCGCACTCGATGGCCGCCAATTCTTGTCTTGTCGAAATTAGATTATGGAAGGGAGATCAGTCAAAATGA
- the ruvC gene encoding crossover junction endodeoxyribonuclease RuvC, with protein sequence MLILGIDPGTAIMGYGLIEKNGQKLSPVTYSCWRTPPDLPMPDRLRILYESLEDFLREYSPDVMAVEELFFNRNTTTAITVGQARGVVLLGAARRNIEVFEYTPLQVKQAVVGYGKADKKQIQYMVKAILSLQETPKPDDTADALAIAICHAHSIGRRINGGMLK encoded by the coding sequence ATGTTGATTCTTGGCATTGACCCGGGAACTGCCATCATGGGGTACGGACTGATCGAAAAAAACGGCCAAAAGCTTTCTCCAGTCACTTATTCCTGCTGGCGGACACCACCTGATTTGCCGATGCCGGACAGACTCAGGATACTCTATGAATCTCTGGAGGATTTTCTAAGAGAATATTCACCTGATGTGATGGCTGTGGAAGAATTGTTTTTTAACCGCAACACCACGACGGCGATTACAGTTGGGCAGGCCAGGGGAGTCGTTTTATTGGGCGCAGCCCGCCGGAATATTGAAGTATTCGAATATACGCCCTTGCAGGTCAAACAGGCTGTGGTCGGGTACGGTAAAGCGGATAAAAAGCAGATACAGTATATGGTCAAGGCGATCCTGTCGCTGCAGGAAACACCAAAGCCTGATGACACAGCTGATGCGCTGGCCATCGCCATATGTCATGCGCACAGCATAGGACGTCGGATAAATGGAGGAATGCTCAAATGA
- a CDS encoding YebC/PmpR family DNA-binding transcriptional regulator yields the protein MSGHSKWANIKHKKAKTDAIKGRIFTKLAREIMVAARAGGADPNGNFRLKIAIDNAKAANLPNDNIQRAIQKGAGAGEGANYEELRYEGYGPGGVAIMVELMTDNRNRTASEMRHLFSKNGGNLGETGSVSWMFTEKGQLDVPKEDLKMDEDEIMLLALEAGAEDVASEDESYEIFTDPADMQEVRQVLLDSMIPIENAAINLIPVNRVEIADIEQAKKIIKLIDSLENHDDVQKVYTNFDLAESLEDADL from the coding sequence GTGTCAGGTCATTCCAAATGGGCGAATATTAAACATAAAAAAGCTAAAACCGATGCCATCAAAGGCCGGATTTTCACAAAATTAGCCAGAGAGATTATGGTGGCCGCGCGGGCAGGCGGCGCAGACCCGAACGGAAACTTCAGGTTGAAAATTGCGATTGATAATGCCAAGGCGGCCAACCTGCCGAATGACAATATTCAGCGCGCGATCCAGAAAGGCGCCGGAGCAGGAGAAGGCGCCAATTATGAAGAACTGCGTTACGAAGGCTATGGCCCCGGCGGCGTTGCGATCATGGTAGAGCTGATGACGGACAACAGGAACCGGACGGCGTCGGAGATGCGTCACCTTTTTTCGAAAAATGGCGGCAACCTCGGCGAAACCGGCAGTGTCAGCTGGATGTTCACGGAAAAAGGACAGCTTGATGTACCGAAAGAAGATTTGAAGATGGATGAAGATGAAATCATGCTCCTGGCACTTGAGGCAGGTGCTGAGGATGTCGCATCCGAAGATGAAAGCTATGAAATTTTCACTGATCCGGCCGATATGCAGGAAGTCAGGCAAGTGCTGCTGGACAGTATGATACCGATTGAAAATGCGGCCATCAATCTGATTCCAGTCAATCGCGTCGAGATTGCCGATATCGAACAAGCGAAAAAAATCATTAAGTTAATCGATTCGCTGGAGAACCATGATGACGTTCAGAAAGTCTATACAAACTTTGATCTTGCCGAATCACTGGAAGATGCTGATCTCTAA
- a CDS encoding Crp/Fnr family transcriptional regulator: MAQWEEWSPWTGNMIDDEMVQKLLKLSKVEKYEKGEVIYWEGLDDRLFLLLSGKVEVGITSAGGRKRTIAIREARTFIDDVLVDGLYYAVTITCLTPVDIAVFEQHVLTKAGYEDPRILDCMLRSVILKLQGLSFYLAGQTFEDTEDRIYFLLINLAKKYGVKSETAYYLEKQLTHQFIADIIGSTRVRVTQSIKSLKNKGLVSKKNGRFVLFIDDNHKVMQ; this comes from the coding sequence ATGGCTCAGTGGGAAGAATGGTCTCCATGGACGGGAAATATGATTGACGATGAAATGGTACAGAAGCTGCTAAAGCTATCCAAAGTAGAAAAATATGAAAAAGGGGAGGTCATCTATTGGGAAGGATTGGACGATAGACTCTTCCTGCTGTTGTCCGGCAAGGTGGAAGTCGGTATCACAAGTGCCGGAGGACGCAAGCGTACGATTGCGATTCGTGAAGCACGCACTTTTATTGATGATGTACTCGTTGACGGACTCTATTATGCCGTGACAATTACGTGTCTTACGCCTGTTGATATCGCGGTATTTGAACAGCATGTACTGACAAAAGCCGGTTATGAGGATCCCCGCATTTTAGATTGTATGTTAAGGTCAGTCATTCTAAAGCTGCAAGGATTATCTTTTTACTTGGCGGGACAGACATTTGAAGATACGGAAGACAGAATATATTTTCTTCTAATTAATCTGGCCAAAAAATACGGCGTAAAAAGTGAAACCGCTTATTATCTTGAAAAACAGCTCACGCACCAATTTATCGCGGATATTATAGGATCGACAAGAGTGCGGGTAACACAGAGTATAAAGAGTTTAAAAAATAAAGGTTTAGTGTCAAAAAAGAATGGCAGATTTGTCCTTTTTATTGACGATAATCATAAAGTTATGCAGTAG
- a CDS encoding Crp/Fnr family transcriptional regulator: MGQWEEWSPWTGNMIADEMVQKLLMLSKVAKYAKGDIIYREGLDNKLSLLLSGTVEISITSASGRKRTIAIREARAFIDDVLVDGIYYALTITCLTPVEIAICEHDVLAKAGYEDPSILDCMLRSLILKLQGLSFYLAGQTFEEVEDRVYFLLVNLAKKYGIKTGNGYLIEKNLTHQFIADIVGSTRVRVTQILKNLISEGLLDKIDGKFIVFRVEDCPKCEKTNLPNSSRYCGEEIIVEKKSED, encoded by the coding sequence ATGGGACAGTGGGAAGAATGGTCTCCTTGGACTGGAAATATGATTGCCGATGAAATGGTGCAAAAATTATTAATGCTATCAAAAGTCGCAAAATATGCAAAAGGAGATATTATCTACCGGGAAGGGCTGGATAATAAACTTTCCCTACTTTTATCCGGAACGGTAGAAATTAGTATAACAAGTGCCAGCGGACGCAAGCGAACGATTGCTATTCGAGAAGCAAGGGCATTTATAGATGACGTACTCGTAGATGGCATTTATTATGCTTTGACTATAACCTGCCTTACACCCGTTGAAATTGCCATATGTGAACATGACGTGCTTGCAAAAGCCGGATATGAGGATCCCAGTATTTTGGACTGTATGCTGCGATCCTTAATTTTGAAGCTGCAAGGATTGTCTTTTTACCTGGCTGGTCAGACCTTTGAAGAAGTCGAAGACAGGGTATATTTTCTTTTGGTGAATTTAGCCAAAAAATATGGTATAAAAACAGGAAATGGCTATTTAATTGAAAAAAACCTTACCCACCAGTTTATTGCCGACATTGTCGGCTCGACGAGGGTAAGAGTTACACAGATTCTGAAAAATCTAATAAGTGAGGGGTTATTGGATAAGATAGATGGAAAATTTATAGTCTTTAGGGTTGAAGATTGTCCGAAATGCGAAAAAACAAACCTGCCGAACAGCAGCCGATATTGTGGAGAAGAGATCATCGTGGAGAAAAAGTCAGAAGATTGA